The following are from one region of the Halomonas qaidamensis genome:
- the murB gene encoding UDP-N-acetylmuramate dehydrogenase produces the protein MTGCEITGCENTGCERSVSDLLSCCQSVDLTSLNTLRLPCQAERYVVPKTLNALQYVVREAVDKRWRITLLGGGSNVLLPTALKGIAIRPGIQQWWLESRGESVVAYVGAGVNWHSLVMTLAARGLWGIENLALIPGDCGAAPVQNIGAYGVELKDVIEGVQIVELASGKVRWLSTDDCQFGYRDSIFKKALADKVVITQLALRLSKKPQPRLGYGDLAARVSASSSCLAVAQAVCAIRREKLPDPNMLANAGSFFKNPLVSSEQLSRLLQAHPNMPYFPQVDGKSKLAAGWLIDQCGLKGARQGAFGVHTQQALVLVHFGGGDRPELLQFAEYIVRKVYGQFGVELEPEPRLIQA, from the coding sequence ATGACAGGTTGTGAAATCACAGGTTGTGAAAACACAGGGTGTGAAAGAAGTGTTAGTGACTTGCTCAGTTGTTGCCAATCGGTCGATTTAACCTCTTTAAATACGCTGCGTTTACCCTGTCAGGCGGAACGGTATGTGGTTCCTAAAACACTAAATGCGCTCCAGTATGTCGTGCGTGAAGCCGTTGATAAACGGTGGCGCATTACCCTCTTGGGAGGTGGCAGTAACGTGCTGCTTCCTACGGCATTGAAAGGCATTGCGATTCGGCCAGGTATACAGCAGTGGTGGCTAGAAAGTCGCGGAGAGTCGGTTGTTGCCTATGTGGGGGCTGGTGTTAATTGGCACTCGTTAGTAATGACGCTAGCGGCTCGTGGCCTGTGGGGTATTGAAAACTTAGCGTTAATACCAGGTGATTGCGGTGCAGCACCAGTGCAAAATATCGGTGCTTATGGTGTTGAGCTTAAAGACGTCATAGAGGGAGTGCAAATAGTAGAACTAGCCTCAGGCAAGGTCCGTTGGTTAAGCACCGATGATTGCCAGTTTGGTTACCGTGATAGCATTTTCAAAAAAGCGCTAGCAGATAAAGTTGTTATTACTCAGTTGGCGCTTCGATTATCAAAAAAACCGCAACCAAGACTGGGTTATGGGGATTTAGCTGCCCGTGTATCGGCCTCATCAAGTTGCTTGGCGGTAGCTCAAGCGGTGTGCGCTATTCGTCGAGAAAAATTGCCGGATCCTAATATGCTCGCGAATGCGGGAAGCTTTTTTAAAAACCCGCTAGTTAGTAGCGAACAGCTATCGCGCTTGTTACAAGCGCATCCTAACATGCCATATTTTCCCCAGGTTGATGGGAAAAGCAAACTGGCAGCGGGGTGGTTAATTGACCAGTGCGGGTTGAAAGGAGCTCGGCAAGGAGCTTTCGGTGTTCACACACAGCAAGCATTGGTGCTTGTGCATTTTGGCGGCGGTGATCGCCCTGAACTACTGCAGTTTGCTGAGTATATTGTCCGCAAGGTCTATGGCCAATTTGGTGTTGAGTTAGAGCCCGAACCACGCTTAATACAAGCATAA
- a CDS encoding low molecular weight protein-tyrosine-phosphatase, producing the protein MKRVLFVCLGNICRSPTAEGVFWHAVEEAGLNRHIIVDSCGVGNWHVGKAPDTRAQVAASRRGIDIGHLRARQLSAGDFLEFDYVLGMDRDNLKAMQALQPSNSRAHVGLFLEFADLPEAEVPDPYYGGDEGFEHVLDLIEAASVGLIAQLRNDGLRNDRL; encoded by the coding sequence ATGAAGCGTGTACTGTTTGTCTGCCTAGGTAATATTTGCCGTTCGCCAACGGCCGAAGGCGTCTTTTGGCACGCTGTTGAAGAGGCTGGGTTAAATCGTCATATTATCGTTGACTCTTGTGGTGTAGGTAACTGGCATGTTGGAAAAGCGCCAGACACCCGCGCGCAAGTAGCCGCATCAAGGCGTGGTATCGATATTGGTCATTTGCGCGCTCGTCAGCTCAGTGCTGGTGACTTTCTTGAATTTGACTACGTATTAGGCATGGATCGCGACAACCTCAAGGCGATGCAAGCGCTTCAGCCGAGCAATAGTCGTGCCCATGTGGGGCTTTTTTTAGAGTTTGCTGATCTGCCTGAGGCAGAAGTGCCCGACCCTTATTATGGTGGAGACGAGGGTTTTGAACATGTCCTGGATTTAATTGAGGCGGCTTCTGTAGGGCTAATTGCCCAGCTGAGAAACGACGGGCTGAGAAATGACAGGTTGTGA
- the kdsB gene encoding 3-deoxy-manno-octulosonate cytidylyltransferase has protein sequence MSVAQTEFIAVVPARFGSTRLPGKPLLDIAGEPMVAHVWRRACQSQASRVVVATDDSRIREAMLPYGAEVVMTRSDHPSGTDRLAEVAACLGLSDDALLVNVQGDEPLIPPVLIDQVAMRLAEDPEAAIATLAEPIADVETLFNANVVKVVRSLQGRALYFSRAPIPWDREQFKTQPELLATDAWLRHIGIYAYRASFLAAYRELAPSSLEQLEQLEQLRALQHGYAIQVALASTINPPGVDTPEDLVRVRALLASGGDSE, from the coding sequence ATGTCAGTCGCTCAAACCGAATTTATTGCTGTGGTTCCCGCGCGGTTTGGCTCAACCCGCTTACCGGGTAAGCCGCTGCTGGATATAGCGGGCGAGCCTATGGTTGCCCATGTCTGGCGCCGGGCTTGTCAAAGCCAAGCAAGCCGTGTTGTGGTGGCCACTGATGATTCACGCATCCGTGAGGCGATGTTGCCCTACGGTGCAGAGGTCGTGATGACGCGCTCGGATCATCCTTCTGGCACCGATCGATTGGCTGAGGTGGCAGCATGCCTTGGGCTAAGCGATGACGCTTTGTTAGTGAACGTGCAAGGCGACGAGCCGCTTATTCCGCCGGTTTTAATTGACCAAGTGGCCATGCGGTTAGCCGAAGACCCAGAAGCAGCCATTGCGACACTTGCTGAGCCCATTGCCGATGTTGAAACGTTATTTAACGCTAACGTCGTCAAAGTGGTTCGCTCCTTACAGGGCCGAGCCCTGTACTTTTCTCGTGCGCCCATTCCGTGGGATCGAGAGCAATTTAAAACACAGCCCGAGCTGTTAGCTACCGATGCTTGGTTGCGTCATATCGGTATATACGCCTACCGTGCCAGTTTTCTTGCTGCTTATCGTGAGCTGGCACCATCGAGTCTTGAGCAGTTGGAGCAATTGGAGCAGTTGCGTGCGCTTCAGCATGGCTATGCCATTCAAGTTGCGCTTGCCAGCACTATTAACCCGCCGGGTGTGGATACGCCGGAAGACTTAGTCCGGGTGAGAGCGCTACTAGCGAGTGGAGGTGACAGCGAATGA
- a CDS encoding Trm112 family protein, with protein MDKELLAMLVCPLCNGKLKYNREAQELCCHYDGLAYPIQEGIPVMLPEEARTMDADEKLPISPGRTGEA; from the coding sequence ATGGATAAAGAACTATTGGCAATGCTGGTTTGCCCACTTTGCAACGGCAAGCTCAAGTATAACCGTGAAGCCCAAGAGCTTTGCTGCCACTACGACGGTTTGGCGTATCCTATTCAAGAAGGCATTCCTGTGATGCTTCCTGAAGAGGCGCGCACGATGGATGCCGATGAAAAATTGCCTATCTCGCCAGGTCGTACCGGAGAGGCGTAA
- the lpxK gene encoding tetraacyldisaccharide 4'-kinase, whose translation MSVEQRWLKAAYHGSRWLTPLYPLGCLYRYLMMWRNTRYHTGKKPVFKAGVPVIVVGNITLGGTGKSPLVAWLVNWLRTQGWSPGIITRGYGGKASHYPLEVTALTDPAQSGDEPLMLVQQTSCPVVVDPRRARGVKTLVDKGCDIIVSDDGLQHLALGRDIELVVIDGARGLGNGWCLPAGPLRESPSRLAQVDAVIINGEQCCPLPVEGIAMQLAPLSWRRMRDGQRVPITPLPFVPPVNAVAGIGHPERFFNTLRSLGVDGEMRPLADHQRFDDQTFRFSHQRPVVMTAKDAVKCQAFAPPDSWVLEVEALLPPEFEHWLAAKLSALSKKGYTDG comes from the coding sequence ATGAGTGTTGAGCAACGCTGGCTCAAAGCGGCCTATCATGGAAGCCGTTGGCTAACACCGTTATATCCATTGGGTTGTTTATACCGTTATCTTATGATGTGGAGAAACACCCGCTACCACACTGGTAAAAAACCAGTTTTTAAAGCAGGTGTGCCCGTTATTGTGGTGGGTAATATTACCCTTGGTGGAACCGGTAAATCGCCTTTAGTTGCGTGGCTGGTCAACTGGCTGAGGACGCAGGGGTGGTCCCCAGGCATCATTACTCGTGGGTACGGTGGTAAAGCATCGCACTATCCATTAGAAGTAACCGCACTAACCGATCCGGCCCAAAGTGGTGATGAGCCATTAATGCTGGTGCAGCAAACGAGCTGTCCGGTAGTGGTTGACCCGCGCCGTGCACGAGGTGTTAAAACCTTGGTTGATAAAGGGTGCGATATTATTGTTAGTGACGATGGATTACAGCATTTGGCGTTAGGACGTGATATTGAATTAGTCGTCATTGATGGGGCGCGGGGACTGGGTAATGGTTGGTGTTTACCCGCTGGGCCGCTGAGAGAATCGCCTAGTAGATTAGCTCAAGTTGATGCTGTGATTATTAATGGTGAGCAGTGTTGCCCCTTACCAGTTGAAGGAATAGCGATGCAATTAGCGCCGCTAAGTTGGCGTCGAATGCGGGATGGTCAGCGTGTGCCGATCACTCCGCTACCATTTGTGCCACCTGTAAATGCTGTGGCGGGTATTGGCCATCCTGAGCGTTTTTTTAATACGCTGCGCAGTTTGGGGGTGGACGGCGAGATGCGCCCGCTAGCAGATCATCAGCGGTTTGATGACCAGACTTTCCGTTTTAGTCATCAGCGCCCAGTTGTAATGACTGCCAAAGATGCAGTGAAGTGCCAAGCGTTTGCGCCACCCGATAGCTGGGTGCTAGAGGTAGAAGCCTTGCTTCCGCCAGAGTTTGAACACTGGCTGGCAGCTAAATTGTCAGCGCTTTCTAAAAAGGGATACACCGATGGATAA
- the msbA gene encoding lipid A export permease/ATP-binding protein MsbA: MTDSGWVLYKRLLTYVKPHWRAFALAIVGFVIYAASSTALAEMMKRLIDGIQNPDATFRLLLPLFVVIMFASRGVGTFLSTYFMSYVGRYVIHTLRCDVFAHLLHLPGRFFDHHSSGHLVSRVTYHVEQVAGAATKAVTIILREGLFVIGLIGYLFWTNWMLTLLFLGVTPVIAGVVGYVSKRFRRISKRIQHSMGDVTHVASEALSGYRVVRTHGAEAYEKQRFERVSEENRRQSMKEAMTRAVSSPVILMLVAISMAILVWLAMAPALMENMTPGEFVAFITAAALMIKPVRQLTEVNSEIQKGIAAAAELFGLLDMTPEQDEGKKIPQQLTGSVVIDNVSFRYADDQPNVLRDINISVAPGELVAIVGRSGSGKSTLVSLLPRFYRPSEGRILIDGVNVDEYALGPLRQHIALVSQQVTLFNATIADNIGYGVTNPDPAAIEAAAQAAYASEFIEKLPQGYATVVGENGVMLSGGQRQRLAIARAIFKDAPILILDEATSALDTESERYIQKALEHVCKGRTTLVIAHRLSTIERADRILVMDQGRIIEQGTHQALLEAGGAYAALHQLQFQDNE, from the coding sequence GTGACTGATTCAGGTTGGGTTCTCTATAAACGATTATTAACTTACGTAAAGCCCCACTGGCGCGCATTTGCGTTAGCGATAGTGGGCTTCGTCATTTATGCCGCTTCCAGTACGGCATTAGCTGAAATGATGAAACGACTGATTGATGGTATTCAAAATCCTGATGCTACTTTTCGGCTACTGCTCCCACTATTTGTGGTGATTATGTTTGCATCGCGCGGGGTAGGGACATTTTTAAGCACTTATTTTATGTCTTATGTCGGACGCTATGTGATTCATACTTTACGCTGTGATGTTTTTGCGCACTTACTGCATTTGCCAGGGCGATTTTTTGATCATCACTCTAGCGGTCATTTGGTATCTCGGGTTACCTATCATGTAGAGCAGGTGGCAGGCGCTGCCACGAAAGCCGTCACTATTATTTTGCGTGAAGGCTTATTCGTTATTGGGTTGATTGGTTATCTCTTCTGGACAAACTGGATGTTAACGCTGTTATTTTTAGGCGTAACGCCGGTGATCGCTGGAGTAGTGGGCTATGTCAGCAAACGGTTTAGACGAATCTCTAAGCGTATTCAACACTCCATGGGAGATGTTACCCATGTCGCTTCTGAAGCGCTCTCTGGCTACCGTGTCGTGCGCACGCATGGGGCTGAAGCGTATGAAAAACAGCGTTTTGAGCGAGTAAGTGAAGAAAATCGTCGCCAAAGTATGAAAGAGGCGATGACGCGTGCCGTAAGCTCACCAGTAATTTTAATGCTGGTCGCGATTTCGATGGCGATTTTGGTTTGGTTAGCGATGGCACCTGCACTGATGGAAAACATGACGCCGGGTGAGTTTGTAGCCTTTATTACAGCGGCTGCACTAATGATCAAACCCGTGCGTCAGCTCACTGAAGTGAACAGTGAGATTCAAAAAGGCATCGCGGCGGCGGCTGAGCTATTTGGCCTACTTGATATGACCCCTGAACAGGATGAAGGTAAAAAAATTCCTCAACAGCTAACGGGTAGCGTAGTGATCGATAATGTTAGTTTTCGCTACGCTGACGATCAGCCTAACGTACTACGTGATATTAACATTAGCGTCGCCCCAGGCGAGTTAGTGGCAATTGTTGGCCGCTCAGGCAGCGGTAAGTCGACATTGGTCAGCCTGTTGCCGCGTTTTTATCGGCCTAGTGAAGGACGTATTTTGATTGATGGGGTAAATGTTGATGAATATGCGCTGGGTCCATTGCGTCAGCATATTGCATTGGTATCGCAACAAGTCACGCTATTCAATGCCACCATTGCAGATAACATTGGCTATGGCGTAACCAACCCAGATCCAGCCGCTATTGAAGCCGCTGCTCAGGCGGCTTATGCCAGTGAGTTTATTGAGAAGCTGCCCCAGGGCTATGCCACGGTAGTGGGTGAAAATGGCGTGATGCTTTCGGGTGGCCAGCGTCAGCGCTTGGCCATCGCGCGGGCGATTTTTAAAGATGCGCCTATTCTTATTTTGGACGAGGCGACATCAGCACTGGATACCGAATCCGAGCGCTATATACAAAAAGCGCTAGAGCATGTGTGTAAAGGCCGAACAACGCTGGTCATTGCCCACCGCCTATCCACGATTGAACGAGCTGACCGTATTTTGGTCATGGACCAAGGGCGTATTATTGAGCAGGGGACCCACCAAGCGCTATTAGAAGCCGGAGGCGCTTACGCGGCACTGCATCAACTTCAGTTCCAGGATAATGAATGA
- a CDS encoding DNA internalization-related competence protein ComEC/Rec2 yields MHIGVALPAALAGFMGALLAWISGPDARLQALLAGIFVAVLFLVVYRRNLLIFLVILSWVFISVQHEWGRRLPSGLSGEDVIIQAQIVNVQAESGSSRLRLSIESCHSPEHLPSCSALRSVRVSAYDDQRYLLGERWQMTLRLRPPSGFSNPNTFNFQQWLWREGVHATGYVRQEPKPERLSEAAPTIRQSAIERLASQPLQEQTRRWLAALTLGDSEQLTQDDWTLLNATGTTHLVVISGLHVGLVASFVLLLARFIARLVTPTHWRLRAWPWWLAGVAAVGYAILAGLAPPAMRAMIMTLLGLWVLSGRHAPGPWQAWWLAFGIVIVVDPLALWRPGLWLSFIAVAWLIVIWQGRPRPQGVKGWCWALLRSQLLIAPLMAAAVLVAFERVAPAAPLINLFAVPWVSSVMVPSALLGWVLSPLPGIGLFMWWCFEQALQVFHYLLVVTVHWAPLLQPPSMMVYPLVGILVLMSLCWAFPTVPGWLRFSVPLLLLSFPWWPANAQLNLGEVRVVIYDVGQGQLIELRSTNYRLLYDTGPRFRSGFMPLQTLWPPGQSFDRVIVSHADTDHAGGVSALLKDHQVTLWSTPRGESLPVASTQCVQGQQWRRDGIHYQILWPPAGDNALSSNDRSCVLQVSAGEQRLLITGDVGKDVERRILAKVITPINVLVAGHHGSNTSSGIQFLQVSRPQHVIFSAGKDNPFNHPVDAVVRRFRQQQSCLWSTAQDGALEFSLMATQPIQVIPMRKLPGARKRC; encoded by the coding sequence ATGCACATAGGCGTTGCACTACCCGCTGCGTTGGCAGGTTTCATGGGTGCGCTATTGGCATGGATAAGCGGTCCAGATGCACGCTTGCAAGCACTGCTGGCAGGTATATTTGTGGCCGTGCTTTTCTTGGTGGTGTATAGGCGTAATCTACTGATTTTTTTGGTTATTTTGAGCTGGGTTTTTATCAGTGTGCAGCATGAGTGGGGGCGTCGGTTGCCAAGCGGGCTCAGTGGTGAAGATGTCATTATTCAGGCCCAGATAGTAAACGTTCAAGCGGAAAGCGGGTCGTCGCGATTACGCCTATCTATTGAATCCTGTCACTCTCCTGAGCATCTTCCTAGCTGTAGCGCTCTACGCAGTGTGAGAGTAAGTGCTTACGATGATCAACGCTACCTCTTGGGAGAGCGCTGGCAGATGACGCTGCGGCTTCGCCCTCCTAGTGGCTTTTCTAATCCCAATACGTTTAATTTTCAACAGTGGCTATGGCGAGAAGGGGTACACGCAACGGGCTATGTGCGCCAAGAGCCGAAGCCTGAACGTTTGTCGGAGGCTGCGCCGACAATTCGCCAATCGGCTATTGAAAGGCTGGCTAGTCAACCGTTGCAAGAGCAAACTCGGCGCTGGCTTGCGGCGCTAACGCTGGGTGATAGTGAGCAGTTGACCCAGGATGATTGGACCTTGCTCAATGCAACGGGTACGACGCATTTAGTGGTTATCTCTGGTTTACACGTCGGACTTGTTGCTTCGTTTGTGCTGCTATTAGCTCGCTTTATTGCCAGGTTGGTAACGCCAACCCATTGGCGTCTACGAGCTTGGCCATGGTGGTTAGCAGGAGTGGCGGCGGTGGGATACGCCATATTAGCTGGGCTGGCCCCTCCTGCCATGCGGGCCATGATTATGACGCTGTTAGGCTTGTGGGTGCTAAGCGGTCGTCATGCACCTGGCCCATGGCAAGCTTGGTGGCTTGCGTTTGGCATCGTAATCGTCGTTGACCCACTTGCATTATGGCGACCTGGACTGTGGCTATCGTTTATTGCGGTAGCCTGGTTGATTGTAATTTGGCAAGGCCGTCCCCGCCCCCAAGGGGTGAAAGGCTGGTGCTGGGCGCTACTTCGTTCCCAACTACTCATTGCACCGCTAATGGCGGCAGCAGTGTTAGTGGCGTTTGAGAGAGTTGCCCCTGCGGCCCCTTTGATTAATCTTTTTGCTGTCCCTTGGGTCAGTTCCGTTATGGTGCCCAGTGCATTATTGGGATGGGTATTGTCACCACTGCCCGGGATAGGGTTATTTATGTGGTGGTGTTTTGAGCAGGCGTTACAAGTTTTTCACTATTTATTAGTTGTTACCGTGCATTGGGCGCCGCTTTTGCAGCCGCCGTCAATGATGGTGTACCCGCTGGTAGGTATATTGGTACTGATGTCGCTATGCTGGGCGTTTCCCACTGTCCCAGGTTGGCTGCGATTCAGCGTACCATTGCTACTGCTAAGCTTCCCTTGGTGGCCAGCAAATGCACAGCTTAATCTGGGCGAGGTACGTGTCGTGATTTATGACGTTGGCCAAGGTCAACTGATCGAGTTGCGTAGTACTAACTATCGCTTGCTTTATGACACCGGGCCACGTTTTCGCAGTGGTTTTATGCCACTGCAAACCTTGTGGCCCCCAGGCCAATCGTTTGATCGTGTTATCGTAAGTCATGCCGATACCGATCATGCTGGGGGTGTCAGTGCGCTTTTAAAAGACCATCAAGTGACGCTATGGTCGACTCCACGAGGCGAGTCACTGCCCGTTGCCAGTACACAATGTGTTCAAGGGCAGCAGTGGCGACGCGATGGCATTCACTATCAGATATTATGGCCCCCAGCGGGGGATAACGCGCTCTCCTCAAATGATCGTTCTTGTGTGCTGCAGGTAAGCGCGGGAGAACAACGTTTGCTTATCACGGGAGATGTAGGCAAGGACGTTGAAAGAAGAATATTAGCAAAAGTTATTACGCCGATTAACGTGTTAGTGGCTGGGCATCATGGAAGCAATACAAGTTCGGGAATCCAATTTTTGCAGGTCAGCCGTCCTCAACATGTTATTTTTAGTGCTGGAAAAGACAACCCCTTTAATCATCCAGTTGATGCGGTAGTCCGCCGCTTTCGACAACAGCAGAGCTGTTTATGGAGCACTGCCCAGGATGGGGCGCTTGAATTTAGCCTTATGGCTACCCAGCCCATTCAGGTCATTCCCATGCGAAAACTACCGGGTGCTCGTAAGCGGTGTTGA
- a CDS encoding DUF2062 domain-containing protein, with translation MPRRFLQRYMPKPDTLRRQRSLRFIAPLIADPGLWLLTRRSVANAFSVGLFCAMLPIPFQMVVAALGARFTRCNLALSVGLVWITNPLTMPVIFYFNYRIGTFLLEAPVREAPSRISTRWIAEQMHDIMPPLMLGSLISAVLLAIIANIVIRLIWRWHVSHHWKRRRLKRRQRRARIESEFDD, from the coding sequence ATGCCGCGCCGTTTCCTGCAGCGCTACATGCCAAAACCCGATACATTAAGGCGTCAGCGTTCTCTACGCTTTATCGCGCCATTAATTGCAGATCCTGGGCTATGGCTTTTAACACGTCGAAGCGTTGCAAATGCGTTTAGCGTGGGGCTTTTTTGCGCCATGCTGCCTATACCGTTTCAAATGGTAGTTGCAGCATTGGGGGCTAGGTTTACCCGTTGCAACTTAGCTCTATCGGTAGGTCTAGTGTGGATCACGAACCCACTCACCATGCCGGTTATTTTTTATTTTAATTACCGTATTGGCACATTTCTTTTAGAAGCCCCCGTTAGAGAGGCCCCATCGCGCATCTCAACGCGCTGGATTGCAGAGCAAATGCACGACATTATGCCGCCGCTGATGCTTGGCTCGCTAATTTCTGCCGTTTTACTAGCGATTATCGCCAATATTGTCATACGGCTAATTTGGCGCTGGCATGTTTCTCATCACTGGAAGCGCCGCCGCCTAAAAAGGCGGCAGCGCCGAGCGCGCATTGAGTCAGAATTCGATGACTAA
- a CDS encoding ABC transporter ATP-binding protein, with translation MTSSTPHTAAIMLECNSLTRIYDEGPQDLTVLDQLELKVHAGERVAIVGSSGSGKTTLLNLLGGLDRPSAGSVVIAGEPLSGLNDAALGRFRNRYIGFVYQFHHLLAEFTAVENAALPLIIRGQSKKVAEQRAMQLLERVGMKTRADHKPGELSGGERQRVAIARALVTDPSLVLMDEPTGNLDQTTAATILALMDELAKESACAFVIVTHDVSLAAHQDRVLKLDGGQLIEQQNA, from the coding sequence ATGACCTCAAGTACACCGCACACAGCAGCGATTATGCTGGAATGTAACAGCCTGACAAGGATTTACGACGAAGGCCCTCAAGATCTTACCGTATTAGATCAGCTTGAGCTTAAGGTGCATGCAGGAGAGCGTGTTGCCATTGTGGGCAGCTCTGGTTCGGGTAAAACAACGCTGTTAAACCTGTTGGGAGGTCTTGATCGTCCTAGCGCAGGTAGCGTAGTGATTGCTGGCGAGCCGCTTTCGGGTCTTAATGACGCGGCGCTCGGTCGTTTTCGGAATCGCTATATTGGCTTTGTTTATCAATTTCATCACTTGCTAGCTGAGTTCACCGCAGTTGAGAATGCTGCGCTGCCGCTCATTATTCGCGGCCAATCTAAAAAAGTGGCGGAGCAGCGCGCAATGCAGTTGCTTGAACGGGTGGGCATGAAGACGCGGGCGGATCACAAACCTGGCGAGCTTTCGGGTGGGGAGCGTCAGCGAGTGGCTATTGCTCGTGCGCTAGTGACCGACCCCAGTCTTGTGCTGATGGACGAGCCAACCGGGAACCTAGATCAAACTACCGCAGCAACTATATTAGCACTTATGGATGAACTGGCTAAAGAGAGCGCTTGCGCGTTTGTTATTGTTACCCATGATGTCAGCTTGGCTGCTCATCAAGATCGAGTGTTGAAATTGGATGGCGGGCAGTTAATTGAGCAGCAAAATGCCTAA
- a CDS encoding lipoprotein-releasing ABC transporter permease subunit, with the protein MLDRLPFLVGLRYVRAKRRNHFISFISLTSMLGLMLGVAVLILVLSVMNGFDHELRTRILGMVPHTKIESQEGLVEWQALAERLVERERVIGAAPYVEQQGMFSAGGRNQGAMVNGIHPDWEDQVSIIGKHMREGELSDLVPGEWNVVLGSMLARRLGVGVGDRVTLLVPEASITPAGVFPRLKRFTVSGIFSVGADLDANLAYANIEDMQTLARLGDAVGGLRLELDDLFVSGSETQAIVNELGSGYRGTDWTFSHGSLFQAIQMEKRMIALLLTVIIAVAAFNIVSTLVMVVTDKRADIAILRTIGATPRSIMGIFIVQGLTIGLIGIAIGVTAGVILALTISDLIGWFETAFGIQFLDAGVYFISDLPSKLQWGDVRDIVIAAFGLTFLSTLYPAWRAARVQPADVLRYE; encoded by the coding sequence ATGCTTGATCGTTTGCCTTTTCTGGTGGGGCTGCGCTACGTGCGCGCTAAACGCCGGAACCACTTTATTTCGTTTATTTCGCTAACTTCAATGTTGGGATTAATGCTTGGCGTGGCTGTGCTAATCCTTGTGCTGTCGGTCATGAATGGTTTTGATCATGAGCTCCGTACCCGTATCTTGGGGATGGTGCCTCACACTAAAATTGAGTCGCAAGAAGGATTAGTCGAGTGGCAAGCGTTAGCAGAACGGCTCGTTGAGCGAGAGCGAGTCATTGGTGCAGCACCTTATGTTGAACAGCAAGGTATGTTTTCAGCGGGTGGTAGAAACCAGGGGGCTATGGTGAATGGCATCCATCCGGACTGGGAAGACCAAGTGTCGATTATTGGAAAGCATATGCGCGAAGGTGAGCTTTCCGATCTGGTGCCTGGCGAGTGGAACGTAGTTTTGGGATCTATGTTGGCACGTCGCTTGGGCGTAGGGGTAGGAGACCGAGTTACGCTACTTGTTCCGGAGGCATCGATTACCCCCGCTGGGGTTTTTCCAAGGCTAAAACGGTTTACCGTTAGCGGTATCTTTAGCGTAGGCGCTGATTTAGATGCCAATTTGGCTTATGCCAATATTGAGGATATGCAAACCTTAGCGCGTCTGGGCGATGCGGTGGGTGGTCTGAGGCTGGAGCTGGATGACCTGTTTGTATCTGGCAGTGAAACTCAAGCGATTGTTAACGAACTGGGCTCCGGTTACCGCGGTACGGATTGGACCTTTTCCCACGGCAGTCTTTTCCAAGCAATTCAAATGGAAAAGCGCATGATAGCACTGCTACTTACCGTCATTATTGCTGTCGCTGCGTTTAATATTGTGTCTACGTTAGTAATGGTGGTTACCGATAAGCGAGCGGATATCGCCATTTTACGAACCATAGGTGCTACCCCGCGTTCAATTATGGGGATTTTCATTGTTCAGGGGCTGACTATCGGACTGATTGGTATTGCGATCGGCGTTACGGCAGGGGTTATCTTAGCGCTTACTATCTCAGATTTAATTGGCTGGTTTGAAACAGCTTTCGGTATTCAATTTTTAGATGCTGGGGTTTACTTTATTAGCGACCTGCCTTCTAAGCTGCAGTGGGGCGATGTACGCGATATCGTTATCGCTGCCTTTGGTCTGACCTTCCTCTCGACGCTTTATCCCGCTTGGCGGGCCGCTCGGGTTCAGCCTGCCGACGTACTGCGTTATGAATAA